From one Tetragenococcus osmophilus genomic stretch:
- a CDS encoding NAD(P)H-quinone oxidoreductase: MKAWTIKEPGNRSKLTLTDKEIPKPKNEELLIEVHYAGINRLDIETRENTSLTKPYPILGVEVSGIVKENNSNNKALNPGTWVTGLVKNGGYAEYAIIPASRAIVLSKNLTLREGAAIPEVFLTAYQTMYWLGDLKKEETILIHAGASGVGTAAIQMAKKLSNAKIIVTAGSQEKLDFCRQLGADITINYKQEKFDEVILQKTGNYGVDVILDFIGANYWQKNMNSAAVNARWILIGLLGGAKVEHINLNEFLAKCISLKGTLLTPRSDEYKADLVSAFQKNVIPYFASGEIKPIIHDVFSFEDLPKAHKAMEDNENVGRLLVNIK; this comes from the coding sequence ATGAAAGCTTGGACAATAAAAGAGCCGGGTAACAGAAGTAAGTTAACGTTAACCGATAAAGAAATTCCTAAACCTAAAAATGAAGAGCTATTAATCGAAGTCCACTATGCAGGAATTAATCGTTTAGATATAGAAACAAGAGAAAATACCTCATTAACAAAACCTTATCCTATTTTAGGTGTCGAAGTCAGTGGAATAGTTAAAGAAAATAATTCCAATAATAAAGCACTAAACCCTGGAACATGGGTAACTGGATTAGTAAAAAATGGGGGCTATGCTGAGTACGCAATTATCCCCGCTAGTAGAGCAATTGTTTTATCTAAGAACCTAACTTTACGTGAAGGTGCAGCCATACCTGAAGTATTCTTAACCGCTTATCAAACAATGTATTGGTTAGGGGATTTAAAAAAAGAAGAAACTATTTTAATCCATGCTGGGGCAAGTGGTGTTGGAACAGCAGCGATTCAAATGGCAAAAAAGTTAAGTAATGCGAAAATAATTGTAACTGCCGGTTCACAAGAAAAACTAGACTTTTGTCGTCAATTAGGCGCAGATATTACAATTAACTACAAGCAAGAAAAATTTGACGAGGTTATTTTACAAAAAACTGGTAATTATGGTGTAGACGTGATTTTAGATTTTATCGGTGCAAATTATTGGCAGAAAAATATGAACAGTGCCGCTGTTAATGCACGTTGGATTTTAATTGGGCTACTTGGGGGAGCTAAGGTCGAGCATATTAATTTAAATGAATTTCTTGCTAAATGTATCTCATTAAAAGGAACGTTACTAACCCCACGTTCAGATGAATATAAGGCTGATTTAGTTTCTGCTTTTCAAAAGAACGTTATCCCTTATTTTGCTTCTGGAGAAATTAAGCCAATTATTCATGATGTTTTTAGTTTTGAAGACCTTCCAAAAGCTCATAAAGCCATGGAAGATAACGAGAACGTGGGTAGATTGCTAGTCAATATAAAATAG
- a CDS encoding chromate transporter: MIYLQLFYEFFKTGLFSVGGGLATLPFLYDVSDRTGWFSYDQLADIIAVSESTPGAIGINMATYVGNLAAGPFGGIIATVGLVTPAIIIIMLIGGFLTKFRHNFYVEAVFYGLRPASTALIAAAGFSVVWMDLIDTSRLMDQGDWLGFINWQSLVLAIFLFFIMRHRLFKNFHPVIFIAFSALIGIIFQFG, from the coding sequence ATGATTTACCTACAACTATTTTATGAATTTTTCAAAACAGGTTTATTTTCTGTAGGTGGTGGTCTTGCTACTTTGCCTTTTTTATATGATGTTTCCGATCGTACAGGGTGGTTTAGCTATGACCAATTAGCAGACATAATCGCTGTTTCCGAATCAACACCTGGGGCAATTGGGATTAATATGGCCACTTACGTAGGTAATTTAGCTGCAGGGCCTTTTGGCGGTATTATTGCTACAGTTGGTCTAGTTACTCCTGCTATTATTATTATCATGCTTATTGGCGGCTTTTTAACTAAATTTCGACATAATTTTTATGTTGAGGCCGTTTTTTATGGTTTAAGGCCTGCTTCTACAGCACTGATCGCAGCAGCTGGCTTTTCTGTTGTTTGGATGGATTTAATTGACACTTCTCGTCTTATGGATCAAGGGGATTGGCTTGGGTTTATTAATTGGCAATCGCTTGTTTTAGCTATTTTCTTATTTTTTATTATGAGACATCGATTATTCAAAAATTTTCATCCAGTCATATTTATCGCTTTTTCTGCTTTGATTGGAATTATTTTTCAATTCGGGTAA
- a CDS encoding chromate transporter: MNIFIDLFLTFSRIGVLTFGGGYAMLPILQREVVETKEWATDEELVDYFAIGQTTPGIIAVNTSTFIGQKLRGPLGGIVATLGFVFPSYVIVTLISYFMRNFSELPIIQNAFAGIRVSVYVLILNAVLKLWQNSVVDKIALMIFVLIFTLSVFTSLSPVLFVILAGFIGVAAKSQERRRHQK, encoded by the coding sequence ATGAATATATTCATTGATTTGTTTCTTACTTTTAGTCGCATTGGTGTATTAACCTTTGGTGGTGGCTACGCGATGCTTCCGATTTTACAAAGAGAAGTTGTGGAGACAAAAGAGTGGGCGACAGATGAAGAGTTAGTTGACTATTTTGCTATTGGTCAAACAACACCTGGGATTATTGCTGTAAATACATCGACCTTTATCGGGCAGAAATTACGTGGGCCTCTAGGAGGTATCGTCGCAACTCTTGGGTTTGTATTTCCTTCCTATGTTATTGTCACACTGATTTCTTATTTTATGCGAAACTTTTCGGAACTGCCAATTATACAAAATGCTTTTGCCGGTATCCGCGTAAGTGTATATGTTTTAATCTTAAATGCGGTTTTAAAGCTTTGGCAAAACTCAGTTGTAGATAAAATAGCCCTTATGATTTTTGTTCTTATTTTTACATTATCTGTCTTTACAAGTCTGTCTCCTGTGCTATTTGTTATTTTAGCTGGTTTTATTGGCGTTGCTGCTAAATCGCAAGAAAGGAGACGTCACCAAAAATGA
- a CDS encoding YrhK family protein, translated as MQRNNRKELTFTLFKHDIEIDAFYNMLYQINDIILALFFIAGSFLFFKESTSFYGTILFVIGSFQLLIRPLIMISREIHIRRIKNR; from the coding sequence GTGCAAAGAAACAATCGAAAAGAATTGACTTTTACTCTATTTAAACATGATATAGAAATTGACGCTTTTTATAACATGTTATATCAAATCAATGATATTATTTTAGCGTTGTTTTTTATTGCAGGAAGTTTCTTATTTTTTAAAGAATCTACAAGCTTTTATGGCACAATTTTATTTGTCATTGGTAGTTTTCAGCTTTTAATAAGACCTTTAATTATGATAAGTAGAGAAATTCATATACGCAGAATTAAAAACAGATAA